The nucleotide sequence AATATTTTTTATAACAGTAATTCTTTTCACAATTATGGGAAGTAAATTGCCAATTTCAGCACAAACAAAAACACCTCTCAGTTCAATTCAAAAAAAACAAAAAGAATTCGATAAATTTTATTCTGACCTGCCTGACCGGCAGGCAGGAAAAAGACTTGGTTCATTTGTAGAAAATGGTAAAACATATTTCAGATTGTTTACTCCAAATGCAGAAAAAGTCTCTCTGCTCACTTTCGAAAAACCTGAGCAGACAAAAGGAAAAGAATTCCAAATGATGAGAGATGAAAATGGTGTGTGGGAAACTTCTCTTGATGGAGAACTTTACGGATTATTTTATGGTTTCAAAGTTTGTCATCCCGGAACTCCGTGCATTGAAGACCTTGTTTGTGTTGATCCGTATGCAAAAGCTGTTGCAACTTTTCAAACTTATTTCAGCCCGAGAAGAGCAATTGTTGTAAAAGAAGGAAATTACCTTTGGGAAGGTGATGAATGGATTCAAAGAGATTGGAGAGATTTAATAATTTATGAAATGCATATTCGTGATATGACAGAACATCCTTCCTCAGGTGTAACGGAAAGAGGAACGTATAAAGGATTAGTTGAGAAAGGAAAGGTCGGTGGAATCGATTACATAAAAAATCTTGGCATAAATACAGTCGAACTTTTACCTTCTCATGAATTTGCCAACATCGAAATTCCATTTAAAGATTCTCTCAATGGAAAATTTAATAACTGGAATCCTTACGAAAGAAATCACTGGGGCTATATGACCGCAGCATTCTTCGCACCGGAAAGTTATTACAGTGAAAATGTCCGCGAACTAGAATGGGAAAAATGGAGTGGTGGAGATGCGAAAGCAGTTAATGATTTTAAAGATATGGTGAAAGCATTTCACAAAGAGGGAATTGCTGTCATAATGGATGTGGTTTATAATCACATTTCAGAATATGAAATTGGAAATCTGAAACAAATTGACAAAGATTATTATTTCAGACTTGATGAGAAAGGAAATTACATTCAGCAAAGCGGATGTGGAAATGATTTGAGAACCGAAGCACCCATGGCAAGAAGAATGATTGTTGAAAGTATTTTATACTGGATGAAAGAATATCACATTGACGGATTCCGTTTTGATCTTGGAAAATTAATTGATTGGGAAACAATAGAAGAAATAATTTTTGAAGCAAAAAAAATAAATCCGTATGTAGTTTTTGTTTGTGAACCATGGGGTGGTGGATATGATCCTGCAGGATTTTCAGTTCGCGGCTGGGGCGCGTGGAATGATCAGATTCGAAATGGAATTAAAGGTGAAAATCCTTTTGACGGACACGGCTGGATTTTTGGAAAATGGTACGGTAACAACAATCCTAACAGAATAAAAAGTTATGTGAATGGAACTCTCACAAAAGATACGCTGGGATTATTTCAAAAACCTGAACACTCAGTAAATTATCTTGAATCTCACGATGGATATTCTCTCGGTGATTTTATTCGACTTGGACTTGGCGATGTGAAGAGGGATGAAATAATTAAAGATCTTGATAAGAAAATTAAACTCACTCCACAGCAATTGAAGTTGAATAAACTTGCAGCGTTATTTCTGTTCACTTCAAGAGGAATAACGA is from Ignavibacteriota bacterium and encodes:
- a CDS encoding pullulanase — its product is MGSKLPISAQTKTPLSSIQKKQKEFDKFYSDLPDRQAGKRLGSFVENGKTYFRLFTPNAEKVSLLTFEKPEQTKGKEFQMMRDENGVWETSLDGELYGLFYGFKVCHPGTPCIEDLVCVDPYAKAVATFQTYFSPRRAIVVKEGNYLWEGDEWIQRDWRDLIIYEMHIRDMTEHPSSGVTERGTYKGLVEKGKVGGIDYIKNLGINTVELLPSHEFANIEIPFKDSLNGKFNNWNPYERNHWGYMTAAFFAPESYYSENVRELEWEKWSGGDAKAVNDFKDMVKAFHKEGIAVIMDVVYNHISEYEIGNLKQIDKDYYFRLDEKGNYIQQSGCGNDLRTEAPMARRMIVESILYWMKEYHIDGFRFDLGKLIDWETIEEIIFEAKKINPYVVFVCEPWGGGYDPAGFSVRGWGAWNDQIRNGIKGENPFDGHGWIFGKWYGNNNPNRIKSYVNGTLTKDTLGLFQKPEHSVNYLESHDGYSLGDFIRLGLGDVKRDEIIKDLDKKIKLTPQQLKLNKLAALFLFTSRGITMISEGQEFARSKVIPFNESEQDPQKGMIDHNSYDKDNETNYINYNHVKINQELFNYYKGLIGIRKKFETFRRAENKNVHFINVKENPFAFGYSTDYADEHFLVLFNANTKLQHEFILPEGEWQVFADENQAGVQPMRTVQQKVTINYSSGMILKKE